TAACCCCTCTCGTGGAGCTTGTGAAATTGCCACGTGATGAACCTGTTGTAAGCTTGATCTATTGTCGTGAACTCCCTCCTCCAGTCTATAGAGTATCCCATCAGCCTCATCCCCCTCTTTATCTCCTCGTGGAAGTACCTGGCCATCTTCAGCGGATCCCGTAACTCTCTGAGGACATCCTCAGGTATCCCGTAGACCTTTGAGAAGAGGTAAATAAGCTCAGGATCTCCCTCCCTGAGCCTCTTGGCCATGGCCAGTATGGGTGTGCCCGTATAGTGGAAGGCCATGGGGAAGAGGACCCTATAACCCTGCATCCTCTTGAACCTAGCGTAGGCGTCCGTGAGGCTGTAAGTCCTCCCGTGGCCTATGTGCTGCGGGCTGTTTGGGTACGGGTAGGCCACGGTTAAGTAAAATTTCTTCATTGAGTAATCCGGATTAGCTTCAAACAATCCGGATTGCTCCCATTTACTCTGCCACTTCTTTTCAATATCTCGGATTTTTCTGACAAGATCTTCCGTAGACATTTCCCTCACTCCCTGATGGCGTGGGGTCCAATTAAAAACTATGTGGGGAGGTCTAAGATCCGGATGGGCTATGCGGAGTGAGCCCTAACATCGCTTGCCCATGAGATGGACGGGTTCGAAGGTGAGTAGATTAAGGAGTCAACTTTAATAGGGTTATGGGTGATCCTTGTGTTGGTTCGAAGGGAAAAGTGATGAACATGGGAAGGAGAGTAAGATTGCTAGCGTGTCCACTCTGCGGCAGCTTAAATATAAGGAAGGCGTCACCCCTCTCGGGGTGGTTGCTCCCTGACGAGTACGCGTGCCCCGACTGCGGTTACAGGGGACCTGTAGTGGGGGAAGTCGAGGTAGATGAGGATGAGCTCAAAAAGGGAACCTAGGGATGTCGAATCCCTCTATAAGATCATCGAGGAACTAGGTTTAAACGATTACACTAAAGTATCAGTTCTAGGAAGCATGATAAAGGTGGAAGTTAAGTATGATCCCTTTGAAAGGGAAAGGAAAGCTCTGAATTCCTATAAAGCTCAACTTAAATCCCTCAGTTTTCAAAACGATTCCATCTCAGCCCAGTTGGTTCAGCAGATAGAGGGGCTCCTGAGGAGAGTTGAGCTGGCTAGGGTGGAGAGGGTTTTAGTCGCCGCTCCCTCCTCCGATGGGTTGAAGTTGCTAGAGGATCAGCTATTATCGATACAGAAGGACATAATCTACAGGAAGGTAGAGATGGACGAGTTGAGGAAATTAGTGAGACTCTTCCTCTCCTACGTGAGGGAGTACCTTAGGGGTGCGCAGTGACCGCTCGGAACATCGTTGATCGACCATTCGCCTAACTGGGAAATTTAATGGATGTAAAGTGGGAAAACCTAATTAAATCTATGAATGTATAAGCCGTTGGAAAATATAAATAAGTTCGTAAACGTGTAAGTACCCAAATATTTATTAAGTGGGTTGATTAAGTAATCTCGGGTGGTAGCGTGGTCCTGCTGAAATCCCATGTGAGGATACTGAAGGAGCTAGTGAGTAGAGGGGATAAGGGAGTGACGGCGAGCAAGTTAATCTCCAAGCGGGAGTATAGAGTAAAGGTAATAAAATTCCTAGAGAGTGAGGGACTCGTTAAGGTTTCTTACAGCGGTGGTGGTATGCGTGTCTATGCCACTGAGAGAGCTAAGAAGCTCCTCGAGAGGATAGAGAAGGAGAGACCTGAGCTTTTAGTCAATGGATAGATCTTCAAACTTATCTATGAAGTAATTAGATCCCTCTATTCTCCTTCCGACGCATACAGTCTCACAACCGATCTCCCTTCCAGCTTCGATATCCCACTGGGTGTCCCCGAAGAACAGGCACCTCTCGGGCATCACCCCAAGCTCCTCCATGGCTATCCTCAACTGTTCCCTCCTATCCAGTGAGAGGTCCCTCGTTACCACGACATCGAAGAACTCCGAGATACCGAGCCTCTCAAGCGTCGTAACGGCGGGCCTCCTGGCTTGCAAGGTCACCAGGGCTACCTTGACCCCACGTTCTCTGATCCTCCTAAATATCTCCACTATTTTTGAGTTTGGATTAGCCCTCTCAGATGCCCTCTGCTCGGCTTCCTCAACTATCCTGAATGCTGCCTCCTCCTCAGCCTTGCTCCTAGCCGCCTTGGGTATGCTAGGACCCAGCGGCTTCAGGGGATGATCCCAACCCATCTCCCTCCTGATCCTCTCCCTCAGGGAGTCCCAGTCTATCCCTAGGTCCACGAGAGTACCGTCTAAGTCCGTTATCACCGCTTCCTTACCTTGAAGAAGTTCATCGATCCGCAGTTTCCGCACCTCAGGTAGACCCCGAACTTCCCCTCCCTCGCTGACATCGGGCTCCCGCATCCCGCACACCTCACCGGCGTGAGGTCGCAGTTGGAGACGCACCTCACGTACTCCCTCCTCTTACCGCTTTTAGTTTTAACCTTCCCCCTAACTAGGGGTAATCCGCAGACGCACTTCCTGCCATCCAGCCTCTCGCCCCTCAGTAGGTTCCGCTTGACGTCGCACTTCTCAGGAAAGTTGGAGCAGACCAAGAAGTAGCCGTAGCTACTCTTCCTGAGATCGATGGTACCACCGCACTTCGGACATTCACTCGAGTTTAGGGATCTCTTGTACTCCAATAGAGCTGAGTAGAGCCTCTCCGAGATGAGATCCTCGTTCCTCTTGAAGTCCTCCATAACCTCACTGAGGCTCCCGAGTGACTCCTCCAGGAAGCGGTTCGGGTCCAGCTCCCCTAACTCTATCTCGTTCATCCCCTTCTCAAGCTTCGCAGTGAGCTCTGGATTCGTTAAGGAGGGGACGAACTCCTCGAGGACCTCAACAACGGCCTCCCCTAGTCTGGTGGGCTTGAAGCCGGCGTCCAAGTAACCTCTCTCCCTCAGCGCATCTATTATCTGAATCCTCGTGTTCTTGGTCCCGAGACCTAGCCTCTCCATCTCCCTGATGAGGGACACGTGGGAGTACCTCTTGGGAGGCTGGGTCTCCCTCTCCTCAAACTTGACGTCGATCACCCTCAGCTCATCCCCATCCGATACCTCAGGCATCTTCACCTCCTTCTTGGCGTAAGGGTAGACCCTAAGCCAGCCCTCATCGATCACCGAGTGGCCGGAAGCCCTGAAGGTGAACCCGCTGATCTCCGCATCTACCCTGACCCTTCTCACGAGGGCATCGGGTGAGAGAGTGGCCAAGTTCCTCCTCGCTACGATCTCATAGACCTCCCTGTACTTACCCTCAAGCTCGGTCTCGGGTACGCCGACCACGTGTACGGTGGGGTGAGCTGGGTCATCCTTCTTCCCCTCCACGACATCGCTCCTCATGTTAGCTAATACGAAGGAAGCCTCCTCCCTCAGAGGAGGGTAGCTAGCTACCAGCTTGACCATCTCCACGAACTCATCCCTTCTCCAGCTCTTAGGGTACTTCTGACTCTCGGTACCTATGTAGCTTATCAGCCCCGACTCATAGAGCCTCTGAGCTATTCCGCTTGCCCTATCAGCTATCTGCTTAGGCGTGAGCCCAGTTATCGTGCTCGCCTCCACTTGCAGCGAGGTCCCGTCGAAGGGCGGGGGTGGTCTCAGCTTCCTCTCCTCCGACCTCACGATGGCTCTCAAGACCCTCCCCCTGACGGTCTCCACAGCTCTTAAGGCATAATCGATGCTCCACACCTTCTCCTCTCCCTTAGGAGGTAGGAGTTCAAGGGAAAATCCCTTATCAACTTCAATGAGAACCTCATAGTACTTCCTCGGGATGAATTCCCTTATCTCCCTCTCTCTCCTGGTGATTATCGATAGCGTAGGGCCCTGAACCCTTCCCGAGCTGAGCAAATTGACCCATCCTCTCTTCCTCACGCTCAAGGTCAACCCCCTGGATACGTTGGCCCCCCACTCCAGGTCGACTACCCTCCTCACCCATCCAGCTTGAGCCCTGTTGTAGTCGAAGGGCCTGAGGTTCCTGAAGGAATTCCTTATCTCATTAGCGTTAAGCGAGGAGAACTCCATCCTGAGCACCTCCTTATTCCCTTCCCACTTCAACGCCCTCATTATCTCGAGGGCTATCGAGCTCCCCTCGGCATCCAGATCCGTGGCCACCACGATCCTACTGGATTCCCTGCCCAGCTTCCTGAGAAGGTTCAAGTAACCTTCCTTACCCTTGATCTCCCTCAGGACGAGTTTCTCGGGTGGGATCACGGATGGGTAATCCCACTTCCCAGGAGGGTAGTCCAACTCGAGCAGATGGCCCGCTGCCGGAGCGACGTAGTGGACCTCACCATCCAGGAGGAACTTATAGTAAGTTATCTTACCCTTCTTGAGCTTCTCGAAGTCATTAGATAGTATTGAAGCTATTCTCCTGGCTACGTTCGGCTTCTCCGTGAGTATTAGCGTGGTCATATTACTATCCTAAGCGCTTCCTCCTCAACGAATATAAGCGCATTACATCCCACAGCACTAGGATTTATCGGATGGTCCCATTAAGCCTCGGTGAAATATGAGGAGAGCCTACTTACCCTCTATCTTGATCTTTTTACTCATAAGTACTAATCTGGCGGTATCAGCGCCTCCTCGCACTTTGGTAGTTTTCAGCGGATCCCCTTGCGCATCGGGTGATGGGAGCTTCACCAGCCTGAGCTCGGCCGTAGCAGCAGCTAACCCGGGGGACAGGATACTGGTCTGCCCCGGAACATATAAGGAGAACGTTAGGGTGACCAAGAGCAATATAGTGATCGCAGGAGTTGGTGAACCATCCTCAGTCATCATAGAAGCCCTAAACACGACAAAACACGTTATCGAATTGATAAACCTGAGGAACGTGACGATAAGTAATTTATCACTGAGAGGAGCAATTGGCTCACAACAGAGTGGGATTTACGCTTATTACTCGAGCGAGAGCTTCCTCAAGAACATTGTGACTACCGGTAACTACTTCGGGTTGAACCTAGTCTCTAGCTCAGGGATCAGAGTGGAAGGCTTAACATCTGAGAACAACACGAACGCTGGAGTTAACTTAGAGGGGAGCATCGCCTGCACTCTTCTCGGAATGAAGGTGAGGGGTAATAGGATAGGGCTGATCTCCCTACTGAGCTCGGATATCAGGGTGAGCAGATCGCTATTCAGCGGTAACTCTGAAGGTGGCCTCCTCCTGAAGTACTCCGATAACAACACGATAAGTTACGTTGAGGCTAGGGAGAACGGATGGTACGGCATTTACCTCCAGAGATCCAGGGGGAACTTGATAGCCAACTCGAGCTCCTCGAATAACAACGCCTTGGGCGTCGATGGATACGGCCTCTACATATACCAGGGGTCCAGCGGGAACTCCGTTCAGAACTTAACGGCAGAGAGGAACGTTTACGGTATAAAGGTGTACAACAGTGATGGTAACGTGATAAACGCTTCACTAATCAATAACTCGATAGCGGGCGTCTTCGTCGAGAACAGCAGGGGTAACAGGATCGGGGGTAGAGTGAGTGGAAGCATGTTCGGGGTCTGGATCTACGGCGGAGGGGGGAACGAGTTCTCAGGGGACTCCGGGCACAATAGGTACGGGGTGCTCATCTCGGAGTCCGAGGGAAATACCGTCAGAGGGGCTTCGATTCACGATAACGTGTATACGGGAGTGGTGATAGAGGGTAACACTTCCATCAGCAACGTGATCACCAGGATATCTTCCTACAATAACACGATCCTGGGGATAGATTTGGGAGGGGATTACGTAACTTGGAACGATGGGAAGTTGACGGAGGGTCCCAACCACCTCATCGACTACCCCGTGCTGATGTGGGCCGGTGTTTACGGTGGAAGGATGATAGTCAGGGGGTACATAAACGCGGAGGGTAATTCGTCAGCCAACCCCAATTTCAACGATGCTGATGTGGAGATCTATCAATCCACAGGGCACCCTAGCGGCTACGGGGAGGGACTCAGGTACCTAGGGAGCTTGAAAGCTATTAACGGAGTTTTCATGGGGTGGATAGATCTTCCTGAGGACCTGAATGGGAGGGGGATCAATATAACATCTCTAGCAACACTTATGCCTCATGGGAGCTCGGAGTTCGGTCCAAGAATCTTCGCACCTCCTCTGGCGACGAACTTAACCTTAGTGAAGTCCGTCTACCCTTCCGTAGTCACTCCAGGTTCTGTAGTTAAGGTATCGCTCCTCATGACCAACTACGGGAACGGCACCGCTTACAACGTGACGCTTACCGACTCCCTGCCAGAGGGGATGTCCTACGTGACTGGTACGGCCAAGCTCAACGGGAGCTCAGCCGAACCTAACGTGAGCGGTAGGAACCTCAGCTGGATTCTGAATATCCCTCCCGAGAGCAGCTTACTCCTGGAGTTCAACGCTACGGTGAACGCACCTCCGGGGACCACTCTCGAGAACTTAGCTACCTTCAGCTCTCAGGAAGGCTCAGGGAGTGACTCGAGCAATGTTAGCGTCATATCTCCGCCCACTATAAGGGTTAAGAAGCTCGCCTCACCTACTAGCGTCAAGGTGGGAGGTGAGGTAAGCTACACAGTGACTATAAGTAATTCAGGCGACCTACCAGCATTCTTGAAGGTCTCAGATAAGATACCAAATGGGATGAGCTATGTAGAAGGGAGCTTCTCGTCTAACGTCACTCTAGAGGGCCCGCAGATCTCAGGAGGGGAGATGAGGTACAACCTCAGCTTGGGTCCGAGGAGCTCGGCATCGGTTAGTTATAAGCTGAGAGCTGAGAGTGAAGGTAGAAAGGAAAATAAAGTTTATGTGAACGGGACGATGAGCGCATCAGCCTCCGTGATTGTGGTCGATCCTCCGAGCCCGCCGAGCGGTGGATCGGGCTCCGGTTCAGGAGGTAGCTCAGGGACGCCCTCATGTGGCTACTTGCCCCCGCCCTCGAACCCGAGCCTTGGGAAGCCAGCTAGCGAGGAAAAGCGGGAGTACGTGTTGAATGGGATACCGATAGTCCTCGTCTCACTGGGGTCTCAGGGGATAAAGATAGAGTCGTATCGGACAGCTAGTCCAACTCAGACCGGTTCATCTAGCTCAACCGGTTCATCCAGCTCAGGAGGTGGAGCGGCGGCCCTGATAACCTTAGATATAGCGGCCACTCCTAAGGCGGCTGAGACGGGCAGCAACATAGCTTTCGTAGTGAAGGTGAGCAACATCGGTGATGGTGCTTACGAGAACCTGGAGGTCCTGGTGGACCTAAGCGCTGGACTCGATTACGTTACAGGTTCATCTAAGCTAGGAGGTGTGAAAGTGGAGCCTAGAAACGAGAGGAACGTGCTTAAATGGAGCATCGGTAAGCTAGATGCTAAGAGCAGCTTAGAGGTGAGCTTCATAGCCAAACTGATAGCTACGGCCGGAAGCTACAAGGTAGTAGCTATGGCGTCCGATGCTAAGGACAGCGTAATAATATCGGTTAAATCCAAGGAAGTGGTCACTCAACCTCCCCCCGTGGAGCAGGCTCCCGAGGTAGTCGAGCTCGATGTCTCGAGCTCGTCCTCCGGGAGGTTAGGGACGGTGAGGATAGTACTGAGCAGTCCCACGGGAGCTGAGAACGTCAAGGTGGTAGCCAACCTCAACGCGTCACTCAAATACGTTCCGGGGAGCGTGAGGCCGAGTAGCACGCAGGTGAGGACCGAGGTGAGTGGAAACAGCCTCAGCTGGACCTTGAGCATATCCAAGGGGAAGAGCATTGAGATAGCTTTCGACGTCGAACCGGCCGCCGATACCGTGACCTCCGGTAGGGTGGACGTCTTCCTTCCGAGCTTCGGAAAACAGAAGAGCACTATTGTGAGTTTTGAGGCGAAACAGAAAGCCATATTCCCGGTCCTTGAGTTTAAATTACCTCAGATACCGATATGGACCTTCCTAATCCCCTTACTCATATTGCCGATAGTGCTGGCCTACAGGAGGAGGGGGAAGGACGCTATCGTGATGGATTACACCGCCCTGAGGGTGGCTGCTGAGAGGGGCAGGCTGGATGACTTAGTGAGGAGGTACGATATCTACATACCCAACGAGACGTTCAACAAGCTGACTAAGGACCAGCGTCTCGTTAAGTCCCTGGAGAGCTACCTCATCGGGAGGAGCATAAGGGTGGAGAGGGTACCCAGGGAGGTCTCGATCGAGGGACTCGATGAGGAGATCTCGGCGGTGATAGGCTTAGCTCAGAGGAAGGGGACCTTCGCTTACCTCGGGGAGGAGGAGAGCTTCAGGAGGCTCAGGGAGAGGGGAGTCAGGGTGAAGTTGATGAGGGAGGCGAGACCCCTCTCGGTGGAAGGAAGTCTTCCTTAGCCACTTAACTCCTCCCTAAGGTTCATCTTTCCCTCTCTGAATACCCTCCGATCCATCTCCTCCAGCTTAGCTGACACCTTAGGCTCGAACTCCATCCTACTGAGCACGTCCCTATCTAGGTCGATCCCCGGAGCCACCTCCTCCAGGACGATCCCATCGGAGAGCCTGAACACAGCTCTCTCAGTGATGTAGAGGACATCCTTTCCCTCCTCACGAGCTATCTTTCCGTTAAAAGCTATTTTGTAAACCTTCTTGACGAACTTAACGATTTCACCATCCTGCTCCACCTTGAGAGAGCCTCGCTCAACCCTGATCTTCCTCCTACCTGCCGTGAAACCTCCAGCGAAGTAGAGCCTGGGGGACCCTGAGACTATGACCGGGAATCCCCCTGGGCCCGTGACCCTTTCTGGGGTGAAGGAGGGGTTCACGTTACCCTCGGAATCCACCTGCATGAACCCCAAGGAGGAGGCATCTATTATGCCGCCCTCATAGTTAGTGAACATGTCCGGCATAGGTATTATCGCGAACGGGCCTATGGCCACACCGAAGTCGGCCTCCGTCAGGGCTATCCCCCCGAGAGGCCCCGCCTCTATGCTGGTGAGGAGGAGCTCCGAGAGGCCCTCCTCCTCTATTACCGCTGGCACCAGAGCCGGTATGCCTATCCCGAAGTTGACGAATAAGGGCCTGCCCTTCTCCTCAGCTAGCCTGACTAACTCCAACGCTACTCTCCTAGCTATCACTTTCCTATCGCTCAACTCGAGCGGGAGGATCGATCCCTGAGGGGGAATCACTTCACCGCTTATCCTAGGGTCGTAGTGAATCGAGCAAGTCTGCCAATGATACTCGGGAGGTGAGATGACGACGTGGTCAACTAGGGGGGATGGAACTTGAACTTCCTTAGGCTTTATAGATCCAAATCTCGCTAATCTCTCAACTTGAGCTATTACGATACCTCCGTTTGACTTGGCAGCTTGTGATATTCCCAAAACGGTACCCAGGATTCCCTCCCTCTCCATAGAGAGGTTCCCGCGTTCATCAGAAGTCGTCGCTCTTATCAGAGCGACATCGGGCTTAGGTGCCTGATAGAGCAAGTACTCCTTACCATCTATCTCGACTAACTTGCTGCTACAGGTCCTCCTCTCCCTAGCGAGATCGTTGAGGTAGCAGCCGTCGTGCCTGGGGTCTAAGAACGTCCCCACTCCAACTCTGGTGATGAGCCCTGGCCTTCCTGAGGCCACCTCCCTGAACCAGTGACTAGCTGTACCTATTGGCCATGTGTACACCTCTATTAGGTTCTCAGCCGCCAGTTTCTGGAGCCAAGGAGCCCATCCGAGGTAAGTGACGAGCACCCCCCTTAGGAATTCCAAATCTCGGCTCTCGTAAACCTTCCTGCATACGAAGTCCAGTCCCCTCTCGGGTACAGCGGGTAGTGTATCCGTCATCATGAAGAGGTCCCTAGGGTGACCCCTCCTCTCGTAAACTTCCCATAACTTCACTATCAGGAACTCAGGAGTCGTAGCA
This is a stretch of genomic DNA from Candidatus Korarchaeum sp.. It encodes these proteins:
- the topA gene encoding DNA topoisomerase I, encoding MTTLILTEKPNVARRIASILSNDFEKLKKGKITYYKFLLDGEVHYVAPAAGHLLELDYPPGKWDYPSVIPPEKLVLREIKGKEGYLNLLRKLGRESSRIVVATDLDAEGSSIALEIMRALKWEGNKEVLRMEFSSLNANEIRNSFRNLRPFDYNRAQAGWVRRVVDLEWGANVSRGLTLSVRKRGWVNLLSSGRVQGPTLSIITRREREIREFIPRKYYEVLIEVDKGFSLELLPPKGEEKVWSIDYALRAVETVRGRVLRAIVRSEERKLRPPPPFDGTSLQVEASTITGLTPKQIADRASGIAQRLYESGLISYIGTESQKYPKSWRRDEFVEMVKLVASYPPLREEASFVLANMRSDVVEGKKDDPAHPTVHVVGVPETELEGKYREVYEIVARRNLATLSPDALVRRVRVDAEISGFTFRASGHSVIDEGWLRVYPYAKKEVKMPEVSDGDELRVIDVKFEERETQPPKRYSHVSLIREMERLGLGTKNTRIQIIDALRERGYLDAGFKPTRLGEAVVEVLEEFVPSLTNPELTAKLEKGMNEIELGELDPNRFLEESLGSLSEVMEDFKRNEDLISERLYSALLEYKRSLNSSECPKCGGTIDLRKSSYGYFLVCSNFPEKCDVKRNLLRGERLDGRKCVCGLPLVRGKVKTKSGKRREYVRCVSNCDLTPVRCAGCGSPMSAREGKFGVYLRCGNCGSMNFFKVRKR
- a CDS encoding CoA-transferase codes for the protein MPIRLGKVVAAEDALSSIEDRSVIAISGFNIATTPEFLIVKLWEVYERRGHPRDLFMMTDTLPAVPERGLDFVCRKVYESRDLEFLRGVLVTYLGWAPWLQKLAAENLIEVYTWPIGTASHWFREVASGRPGLITRVGVGTFLDPRHDGCYLNDLARERRTCSSKLVEIDGKEYLLYQAPKPDVALIRATTSDERGNLSMEREGILGTVLGISQAAKSNGGIVIAQVERLARFGSIKPKEVQVPSPLVDHVVISPPEYHWQTCSIHYDPRISGEVIPPQGSILPLELSDRKVIARRVALELVRLAEEKGRPLFVNFGIGIPALVPAVIEEEGLSELLLTSIEAGPLGGIALTEADFGVAIGPFAIIPMPDMFTNYEGGIIDASSLGFMQVDSEGNVNPSFTPERVTGPGGFPVIVSGSPRLYFAGGFTAGRRKIRVERGSLKVEQDGEIVKFVKKVYKIAFNGKIAREEGKDVLYITERAVFRLSDGIVLEEVAPGIDLDRDVLSRMEFEPKVSAKLEEMDRRVFREGKMNLREELSG
- a CDS encoding NosD domain-containing protein → MVVFSGSPCASGDGSFTSLSSAVAAANPGDRILVCPGTYKENVRVTKSNIVIAGVGEPSSVIIEALNTTKHVIELINLRNVTISNLSLRGAIGSQQSGIYAYYSSESFLKNIVTTGNYFGLNLVSSSGIRVEGLTSENNTNAGVNLEGSIACTLLGMKVRGNRIGLISLLSSDIRVSRSLFSGNSEGGLLLKYSDNNTISYVEARENGWYGIYLQRSRGNLIANSSSSNNNALGVDGYGLYIYQGSSGNSVQNLTAERNVYGIKVYNSDGNVINASLINNSIAGVFVENSRGNRIGGRVSGSMFGVWIYGGGGNEFSGDSGHNRYGVLISESEGNTVRGASIHDNVYTGVVIEGNTSISNVITRISSYNNTILGIDLGGDYVTWNDGKLTEGPNHLIDYPVLMWAGVYGGRMIVRGYINAEGNSSANPNFNDADVEIYQSTGHPSGYGEGLRYLGSLKAINGVFMGWIDLPEDLNGRGINITSLATLMPHGSSEFGPRIFAPPLATNLTLVKSVYPSVVTPGSVVKVSLLMTNYGNGTAYNVTLTDSLPEGMSYVTGTAKLNGSSAEPNVSGRNLSWILNIPPESSLLLEFNATVNAPPGTTLENLATFSSQEGSGSDSSNVSVISPPTIRVKKLASPTSVKVGGEVSYTVTISNSGDLPAFLKVSDKIPNGMSYVEGSFSSNVTLEGPQISGGEMRYNLSLGPRSSASVSYKLRAESEGRKENKVYVNGTMSASASVIVVDPPSPPSGGSGSGSGGSSGTPSCGYLPPPSNPSLGKPASEEKREYVLNGIPIVLVSLGSQGIKIESYRTASPTQTGSSSSTGSSSSGGGAAALITLDIAATPKAAETGSNIAFVVKVSNIGDGAYENLEVLVDLSAGLDYVTGSSKLGGVKVEPRNERNVLKWSIGKLDAKSSLEVSFIAKLIATAGSYKVVAMASDAKDSVIISVKSKEVVTQPPPVEQAPEVVELDVSSSSSGRLGTVRIVLSSPTGAENVKVVANLNASLKYVPGSVRPSSTQVRTEVSGNSLSWTLSISKGKSIEIAFDVEPAADTVTSGRVDVFLPSFGKQKSTIVSFEAKQKAIFPVLEFKLPQIPIWTFLIPLLILPIVLAYRRRGKDAIVMDYTALRVAAERGRLDDLVRRYDIYIPNETFNKLTKDQRLVKSLESYLIGRSIRVERVPREVSIEGLDEEISAVIGLAQRKGTFAYLGEEESFRRLRERGVRVKLMREARPLSVEGSLP
- a CDS encoding HAD-IA family hydrolase, with protein sequence MRKLRIDELLQGKEAVITDLDGTLVDLGIDWDSLRERIRREMGWDHPLKPLGPSIPKAARSKAEEEAAFRIVEEAEQRASERANPNSKIVEIFRRIRERGVKVALVTLQARRPAVTTLERLGISEFFDVVVTRDLSLDRREQLRIAMEELGVMPERCLFFGDTQWDIEAGREIGCETVCVGRRIEGSNYFIDKFEDLSID